Proteins from one Gossypium raimondii isolate GPD5lz chromosome 8, ASM2569854v1, whole genome shotgun sequence genomic window:
- the LOC105791735 gene encoding uncharacterized protein LOC105791735, which translates to MFRDVSSCNTYNYGDALYWDSRYIQEAGGAFDWYQRYSSLRPFVRRYVPTSSRVLMVGCGNALMSEDMAKDGYEDIMNIDISSVAIDMMRRKYEFVPQLKYMQMDVRDMSFFPDESFDSVMDKGTLDSLMCGTDAPISASRMLGEVSRLLKPGGTYMLITYGDPSARMPHLNRPVYGWNIFLYNLPRPDFKRPGGCSSTKSYLEPIPITEKGLLPADFVLEDPDSHFIYVCKKMDDTELRNIPTYPLTSEIL; encoded by the exons atgttCCGTGATGTTTCAAGCTGCAACACCTACAACTATGGCGATGCCTTGTATTGGGACTCCCGTTATATTCAAGAAGCTGGTGGTGCCTTTGACTGGTACCAACGTTACTCTTCTCTTCGCCCTTTTGTTCGTCGCTATGTCCCTACTTCCTCTCGTGTTCTCATGGTCGGCTGTGGAAATGCCC ttATGTCTGAGGATATGGCCAAGGATGGATATGAAGACATTATGAACATTGATATTTCCTCAGTGGCTATTGACATGATGAGAAGGAAATATGAGTTTGTTCCTCAGCTGAAAT ACATGCAAATGGATGTCAGGGATATGAGTTTTTTCCCAGATGAATCTTTTGACAGTGTTATGGATAAAG GAACTCTTGATTCTTTGATG TGTGGCACTGATGCTCCAATAAGTGCTTCTCGGATGTTAGGCGAAGTGAGCAG ACTTCTCAAACCCGGAGGGACCTATATGCTG ATAACTTACGGTGATCCTTCAGCAAGGATGCCTCATTTGAACCGGCCAGTGTATGGTTGgaatatatttttgtacaaCCTAC CCAGACCGGATTTTAAGAGGCCTGGAGGTTGTTCATCGACAAAGTCGTACTTGGAGCCAATTCCAATCACGGAAAAGGGATTACTTCCTGCGGACTTTGTTTTGGAAGACCCGGATTCTCACTTCATATATGTTTGCAAAAAGATGGATGACACAGAGCTAAGGAACATACCCACCTATCCATTAACATCTGAGATTTTATAG
- the LOC105791736 gene encoding agamous-like MADS-box protein AGL15, producing MGRGKIEIKRIENANSRQVTFSKRRAGLLKKAKELAILCDAEVAVIIFSNTGKLFEFSSSGMKKTFSRYNKCLQGSTEMALVEHKAEKQVCKEADNLKDEVAKLQMKQLQLLGKNLTSVSLKELEVLEQQLSEGLLSVKEKKEQLLMEQLEQSRLQEQRVMLENETLRRQVEELRGFFPSTDHLVRSYLEYYPVERKNSLMSHNVRGPDVTCACNLEKGDSDTTLYLGLPSDHHKRKKPERESHSNDSESQ from the exons atgggtagGGGGAAAATAGAGATAAAGAGAATAGAGAATGCTAATAGCAGGCAAGTTACATTCTCCAAGAGGCGTGCTGGGTTGCTTAAGAAGGCTAAGGAACTGGCTATTCTATGTGATGCTGAGGTTGCTGTCATCATTTTCTCCAATACTGGCAAGCTATTTGAGTTTTCCAGTTCTgg CATGAAGAAAACATTTTCTAGATACAACAAGTGTTTGCAAGGTTCTACCGAGATGGCTCTAGTCGAACATAAAGCAGAG AAACAAGTCTGTAAGGAGGCGGATAATCTGAAGGATGAAGTTGCAAAGCTGCAAATGAAACAGTT ACAGCTGTTGGGTAAGAACTTGACCAGCGTGAGCTTGAAAGAGCTTGAGGTCCTGGAGCAGCAGCTAAGTGAAGGGTTGTTATCAGTGAAGGAGAAGAAG GAACAACTGCTTATGGAACAACTAGAGCAATCGAGATTACAG GAGCAGCGGGTGATGCTTGAGAATGAAACTTTACGCAGGCAG GTTGAGGAGCTAAGAGGTTTCTTTCCATCAACTGATCACCTGGTCCGATCCTATCTTGAGTACTATCCTGTTGAAAGGAAGAATTCTCTGATGAGCCATAACGTTCGTGGTCCAGATGTGACCTGTGCTTGCAACCTTGAAAAGGGAGATTCAGACACGACCTTGTATTTGGG GTTGCCTAGTGATCATCACAAGAGAAAGAAACCTGAAAGAGAAAGCCATTCCAATGACTCAGAGAGCCAGTAG
- the LOC105793365 gene encoding protein BPS1, chloroplastic has product MVLLVQRLSKLYHKLENHYHHHHHHQAEVDALSASLQAFRSDVSNCVNQLLHPKPGSEILSFSWIQRCFELLPVINKAFLKLVGDIDYPLSFWDVASLDEYLNYGLHLLELLNCVTSSLSHLAQARLSFAHALNLVESSPSTAIEHLKAIQSQSSSKDLKGLVRNKEGGEGKLSSCKERVVHEALMEVKSVGLWVFGVVLATLSGETKPYLEIKQVIVRFNSALLIDVDSCVFEVMVEKGETLKEVKELNSAANSLVSAILSGKTSDAAMDFGGKLGVFEKEMDALEKQVDALFSSVLAARNELLNGVRQRKQ; this is encoded by the coding sequence ATGGTACTCTTGGTACAAAGGCTTAGTAAATTATACCACAAGCTGGAAAATCactaccaccaccaccaccaccaccaagCAGAGGTTGATGCTTTGTCAGCTTCTCTACAGGCTTTTCGGTCTGATGTTTCGAATTGTGTGAATCAGTTGTTGCATCCAAAACCTGGTTCAGAAATCTTGTCTTTTTCATGGATTCAGCGATGTTTTGAGTTACTTCCTGTTATCAACAAGGCGTTTCTGAAGCTGGTTGGGGATATAGACTACCCCTTGAGCTTCTGGGATGTTGCTTCCCTCGATGAGTATCTTAACTACGGCTTGCATTTACTGGAGCTTCTCAACTGTGTTACTTCTTCTCTTTCTCACTTGGCACAGGCTCGGCTTTCCTTTGCTCATGCTCTGAACCTTGTGGAGAGTTCACCTTCTACGGCGATTGAACATCTCAAAGCAATCCAGTCCCAAAGTTCAAGCAAGGACTTAAAGGGACTAGTGAGAAACAAGGAAGGTGGTGAGGGGAAATTGTCTTCTTGCAAGGAAAGGGTAGTCCATGAAGCTTTGATGGAGGTAAAGAGTGTTGGGTTATGGGTATTTGGGGTTGTTTTGGCTACCTTGTCTGGAGAGACCAAACCATACTTGGAGATCAAACAAGTGATTGTCAGGTTCAATTCTGCTTTGTTAATTGATGTAGATTCATGTGTTTTTGAGGTTATGGTGGAGAAAGGTGAGACATTAAAAGAGGTTAAGGAGCTGAACAGTGCAGCAAATTCCCTAGTATCAGCAATCCTTTCTGGGAAAACCAGTGATGCAGCCATGGATTTCGGTGGAAAGTTAGGTGTTTTCGAGAAGGAGATGGATGCTTTAGAAAAGCAAGTGGATGCCCTGTTTTCGAGTGTATTGGCAGCCAGAAATGAACTGCTTAACGGTGTTCGGCAACGCAAGCAATAA